A region from the Flavobacteriales bacterium genome encodes:
- a CDS encoding PKD domain-containing protein: protein MNPKPVASYTSTPECEYDAINFTSTSTVTTGTIAAWEWEFGDGATGNTANPAHLYPGDGSYPVNLTVVTAAGCRDSITGTQIVYEKPVASYISTTECQNDATNFTDNSTASVNITNWDWDFQNDNTIDNTSQNPSYTYPAFGTYPAELTITDANGCVDDTVVNITVHPLPVAAFNSTMVCPTFATTLTDASTIPGGGTISQWNWDLGNDGSVETNTQNGANTWNTGGAYDVELMVMSSDGCVDSIVNTIVVYPKPVAAFSSTTVCHNDVTNFTDLSTVLVGNISTWEWDLGDGNTDNIQNPSNTYANDGSYNATLIITTSVGCKDTVVNPVNVYSLPIAEFSSSTECLNEATMLTDQTTTASSISLWEWDYQNDATVDDYAQNTSYVYPGFGFYPVHLKVTDVNGCEDDTVANIEVKPLPVAAFTSTEECPFFPATLTDASTVAGGATITNWNWDIDDNGNVDFTTQNGANAWTLGGTYYVELMVETADGCLDSVVNAVNVFPKPEAAFSNTTVCFGTATDFTDNSTVALNNNIVAWDWNFDDGNTSTNQNPSNQYGSHGLYDVTLMIETMNGCRDTITNQIEVYGMPVVNFTMPNVCEYDSVHFVNNTTIPSNDNMTYVWNFGDNAILSVETPTHLYSTEGTYAVNLEATSSNGCIHDTTINVDIYDEPSAQFTVSNNCVYETFDFTDYSNTTSTLVNWDWSFGDGNTSTNQSPTHDFAAEGIYQIQLVVTTNELCRDTNTVALEVYPKPVANFTPTDVCLNTPTEFQDLSTVSTQVFSTEEVLPQSAWDFGDGLTASGPSAIHTYNAPGSYNAQIIVTTNHNCKDTAELVVIVHSNPVASFVTADSAGCSPVTVQFINTSTIDHNPGNYTLTYHWYFDNGEEDTNENSSSTFTSDSHTDNEYYGAALVVTSNYGCKDSIYNDNVVIVRPIPYPDFVFNPDETNVYNTLIDFTDQSIGASVWDWNVGDGTVYGDQHPNHRYADSGYYTIDLRVENGYGCTDSISKSLRIDPVFEVFIPNSITPNADGINDEFMVDGYGIKEQEMYIYDKWGKLLYEGFNLDDTWDGYVNGRMDKTAVYVYVVKIVDLYDVKHDYKGSVTVIR from the coding sequence ATTAACCCTAAACCTGTAGCAAGTTATACGAGTACTCCCGAATGTGAGTATGATGCCATTAATTTTACGAGCACCTCGACAGTCACCACAGGGACTATTGCTGCTTGGGAATGGGAATTTGGAGATGGAGCAACAGGAAACACTGCTAATCCTGCTCATTTATATCCTGGAGATGGAAGCTATCCTGTTAATTTAACAGTTGTTACAGCTGCTGGATGTCGAGATTCTATAACTGGTACCCAAATCGTATATGAAAAACCTGTTGCTAGTTATATAAGCACAACAGAATGTCAGAATGATGCAACTAATTTTACAGATAATTCAACAGCATCAGTAAATATAACCAATTGGGATTGGGATTTTCAGAATGATAATACCATAGATAATACCAGTCAAAATCCATCATATACTTATCCTGCTTTTGGGACATATCCAGCAGAATTAACCATTACTGATGCTAATGGATGTGTAGACGATACTGTTGTAAATATTACTGTTCATCCATTACCAGTTGCTGCGTTCAATTCTACAATGGTCTGCCCAACATTTGCAACAACATTAACAGACGCTTCTACTATACCAGGTGGTGGTACAATTTCTCAGTGGAATTGGGACTTAGGAAATGATGGTTCGGTAGAAACAAATACTCAAAATGGAGCAAATACTTGGAATACTGGTGGTGCTTATGATGTAGAGTTGATGGTGATGTCATCAGATGGTTGTGTAGACTCGATAGTTAATACCATCGTGGTATATCCTAAACCAGTTGCAGCTTTTAGCTCAACAACTGTATGTCATAATGATGTGACAAACTTCACTGATTTATCTACTGTCTTAGTTGGTAATATTTCAACTTGGGAATGGGATTTGGGAGATGGAAACACGGATAATATTCAAAATCCATCAAATACTTATGCCAATGATGGAAGCTATAATGCAACACTGATTATCACAACAAGTGTTGGTTGTAAAGATACCGTTGTAAACCCTGTAAATGTCTATAGCTTGCCAATTGCTGAATTTTCGTCATCGACAGAATGTTTAAATGAAGCAACAATGCTAACGGACCAAACAACAACAGCTTCTTCTATTTCATTATGGGAATGGGATTACCAAAATGATGCAACTGTAGATGATTATGCGCAAAATACTTCTTATGTATATCCTGGATTTGGATTTTACCCTGTGCATTTAAAAGTAACAGATGTGAATGGTTGTGAAGATGATACCGTTGCTAATATAGAGGTTAAGCCTCTTCCAGTTGCAGCTTTCACATCAACTGAAGAATGCCCATTTTTCCCAGCTACATTAACAGATGCTTCTACTGTGGCTGGTGGAGCAACAATAACGAATTGGAATTGGGATATTGATGATAATGGAAATGTTGATTTTACAACTCAAAATGGTGCTAATGCATGGACTTTAGGAGGAACCTATTATGTTGAATTAATGGTTGAAACAGCTGATGGCTGTTTAGATTCTGTAGTGAATGCAGTTAATGTCTTTCCAAAACCTGAAGCAGCGTTTAGCAACACTACTGTTTGCTTTGGAACAGCTACGGATTTTACAGATAACTCAACAGTTGCATTGAATAATAATATTGTAGCTTGGGATTGGAATTTTGATGACGGAAATACATCTACGAACCAAAATCCCTCAAATCAATACGGAAGTCATGGGTTATACGACGTAACATTAATGATAGAAACAATGAATGGTTGTAGAGATACAATAACCAATCAGATTGAAGTATATGGTATGCCAGTAGTTAATTTTACGATGCCAAATGTCTGTGAATATGATAGTGTACATTTTGTAAACAATACGACAATTCCAAGTAATGATAACATGACCTATGTATGGAACTTTGGAGATAATGCAATATTAAGTGTGGAAACACCAACTCATTTGTATAGTACAGAAGGAACTTATGCGGTTAATCTTGAGGCAACATCGTCAAATGGATGTATCCATGATACAACAATAAATGTTGATATTTATGATGAACCTTCAGCTCAATTTACAGTAAGTAATAATTGTGTATACGAAACATTTGATTTTACCGATTATTCAAATACAACATCAACTTTAGTGAACTGGGATTGGAGTTTTGGTGATGGGAATACATCTACTAACCAATCACCAACACATGATTTTGCAGCTGAAGGAATATATCAAATACAATTAGTTGTAACAACAAACGAATTATGTCGAGACACCAATACCGTTGCTTTAGAAGTTTATCCAAAGCCAGTTGCGAATTTTACACCAACAGATGTTTGTTTAAATACTCCAACTGAATTTCAAGACTTATCAACGGTATCAACTCAAGTTTTTAGTACAGAGGAAGTATTGCCACAATCTGCATGGGATTTTGGAGATGGACTAACAGCTTCTGGCCCTTCTGCAATCCATACTTATAATGCTCCAGGAAGTTACAATGCTCAAATTATTGTAACTACAAATCATAATTGTAAAGATACGGCAGAACTTGTAGTGATTGTACATAGTAATCCTGTAGCAAGTTTTGTGACAGCAGATTCGGCTGGTTGTTCTCCTGTGACAGTACAATTTATAAATACCTCTACAATAGATCATAACCCAGGGAATTATACTTTAACTTATCATTGGTATTTTGATAATGGCGAAGAGGATACGAATGAGAACAGCTCTTCTACCTTTACAAGTGATAGCCATACAGATAATGAATATTATGGAGCTGCTCTTGTAGTAACTTCTAACTATGGTTGTAAAGACTCTATTTATAATGATAATGTTGTGATTGTACGTCCAATACCTTACCCTGATTTTGTGTTTAATCCAGATGAAACCAATGTGTATAATACTTTAATAGACTTTACAGATCAATCAATAGGAGCTAGTGTTTGGGATTGGAATGTTGGTGATGGAACGGTTTATGGAGACCAACATCCAAACCATCGTTACGCTGATTCAGGTTATTATACGATAGATTTGAGAGTTGAAAATGGTTATGGATGTACAGATTCAATATCAAAATCATTGCGTATAGATCCAGTATTTGAAGTGTTTATTCCTAATTCTATCACGCCAAATGCAGATGGAATAAATGATGAGTTTATGGTTGATGGTTATGGAATTAAAGAGCAAGAAATGTACATCTACGATAAATGGGGTAAATTGCTTTATGAAGGGTTTAACTTAGATGATACTTGGGATGGATATGTAAATGGTAGAATGGATAAAACAGCTGTTTATGTGTATGTCGTCAAGATTGTGGATTTATATGATGTTAAACACGATTATAAAGGAAGCGTTACTGTGATAAGATAA